In Corynebacterium nuruki S6-4, the following proteins share a genomic window:
- a CDS encoding IS30 family transposase, with product MPTPNPSHRPTAGPRSTPAQRLLAFTAFTPAERELMITEHAAGSTVRQISTALGRPATTVNDWLTRHGLHTPRRRPNHLVRQLALILVSAGMTQADVAALINVTRQTVCGWVNRFPTPARPEDAYDEATISFYRALLSGATPATAAASTGRPLSQLDPDGVYSSDVNTAVADQITVDTPKRVRRQHAADQRQRDAGRAGRRQLRRKPGAALRPVAPSPAPSPAPVAAPAVRARKNPPAGGPVESEAASATPAAPVRRPSARRDRKLGRATDTTDTTDATDATDATDAVDRKAGFTADSADRGAHRGNRARHSPTAKPTRRRGRHSGRHSIPAPMVFDTPAPDPRMPPAAPVHHRDPDRVISDRYLTAAERDTIAVMLREGATKAAIARKLGRHRSTISRELARNSDPADPADPADPADPGDTGSTGGAGDLVYNPFTATRHAAARRARPRLSKVYADPMLRALITQRLEHWSPEQIAHRLRLDFPEHPEWHVCTETIYQALYVYPKGSLRSEVKKALRTGRTTRKPRESAVRIPRDHDRVSIAERPAEIEDRAVPGDWEGDLICGAYNKSAIGTLVDRKTRYVMLLHLPGAHDALSVRDAMIERFTGMPAQMGLSVTWDQGSEMSLHREISVAADLDVYFCDPHSPWQRGTNENTNGLLRQYFPKSTDLSVHGRDRLREVEMLMNNRPRKALNWATPAEAMWAELDGILGEA from the coding sequence GTGCCCACACCGAACCCCTCGCACCGGCCCACCGCCGGACCGCGATCCACCCCCGCGCAGAGACTCCTCGCCTTCACCGCCTTCACCCCCGCCGAGCGCGAGTTGATGATCACCGAGCACGCCGCCGGCTCCACCGTCCGACAGATATCCACGGCACTGGGCCGCCCGGCTACCACGGTCAACGACTGGTTGACCCGGCACGGGCTCCACACCCCACGGCGCCGCCCCAACCACCTTGTCCGGCAACTCGCACTGATCCTGGTCAGCGCGGGTATGACCCAGGCTGACGTCGCCGCACTGATCAACGTGACCCGTCAGACCGTCTGCGGTTGGGTCAACCGGTTCCCGACCCCCGCCCGGCCGGAGGATGCCTACGACGAGGCGACCATCAGTTTCTACCGGGCACTGCTGTCCGGGGCGACCCCGGCGACAGCGGCGGCCAGTACCGGCAGGCCACTGTCGCAACTGGATCCCGACGGGGTGTACTCATCAGATGTGAACACCGCCGTGGCCGACCAGATCACCGTCGACACCCCGAAACGGGTTCGGCGCCAACACGCCGCTGATCAGCGTCAGCGTGATGCCGGACGGGCCGGCCGCAGACAGCTCCGGCGTAAACCCGGCGCCGCACTGCGCCCGGTCGCACCGAGTCCCGCACCGAGTCCCGCGCCGGTTGCTGCACCGGCAGTCCGGGCCCGGAAGAACCCGCCTGCCGGCGGCCCCGTGGAGTCTGAGGCGGCATCGGCGACACCGGCGGCACCGGTGCGTCGACCATCTGCCCGCAGGGACCGCAAACTGGGCCGCGCCACCGACACCACCGACACCACCGACGCCACCGACGCCACCGACGCCACCGACGCCGTGGACCGGAAAGCCGGGTTCACCGCCGACAGTGCCGATCGTGGTGCCCACCGGGGGAACCGTGCCCGGCACAGTCCCACGGCCAAACCCACCCGCCGACGTGGTCGGCACAGTGGCCGGCACAGTATCCCCGCCCCGATGGTCTTTGACACCCCGGCACCCGATCCCCGGATGCCACCGGCCGCCCCGGTCCACCACCGTGACCCTGACCGGGTGATATCCGACCGGTACCTGACCGCGGCAGAACGGGACACCATCGCGGTGATGCTGCGTGAGGGAGCGACGAAGGCGGCGATCGCCCGGAAGCTGGGCAGGCACCGGTCCACGATCAGCCGGGAACTCGCCCGCAACAGTGATCCTGCTGATCCTGCTGATCCTGCTGATCCTGCCGATCCCGGCGACACCGGCAGTACCGGCGGGGCCGGTGACCTGGTGTACAACCCGTTCACCGCGACCCGGCATGCCGCAGCCCGCCGGGCCCGACCGAGGTTGTCGAAGGTGTACGCCGACCCGATGCTGCGGGCGCTGATCACCCAACGACTGGAGCACTGGTCACCCGAGCAGATCGCCCACCGGTTACGGTTGGACTTCCCCGAGCATCCGGAGTGGCATGTGTGTACTGAGACGATTTACCAGGCGTTGTACGTCTACCCGAAGGGCAGCCTGCGCAGTGAGGTGAAAAAGGCCCTGCGTACCGGTCGGACAACCCGTAAACCCAGGGAGTCAGCGGTGAGGATCCCCCGCGACCATGACCGGGTCAGCATCGCCGAGCGGCCCGCTGAGATCGAGGACCGGGCGGTACCCGGTGACTGGGAAGGGGATCTGATCTGTGGGGCGTACAACAAGTCCGCGATCGGCACGCTGGTCGACCGTAAGACCCGGTACGTGATGCTGCTGCACCTGCCCGGTGCCCATGATGCACTCAGTGTCCGCGACGCGATGATCGAACGGTTCACCGGCATGCCCGCCCAGATGGGGTTGTCGGTGACCTGGGACCAGGGGTCGGAGATGTCGTTGCACAGGGAGATCAGTGTGGCCGCGGATCTGGACGTGTACTTCTGTGATCCGCATTCCCCGTGGCAGCGGGGCACCAACGAGAACACCAACGGGTTGCTGCGGCAGTACTTCCCGAAGTCCACGGACCTGTCGGTCCATGGGCGTGACCGGTTGCGGGAGGTGGAGATGCTGATGAACAACCGGCCGCGGAAGGCACTGAACTGGGCTACCCCCGCTGAGGCGATGTGGGCGGAACTGGACGGTATCCTCGGTGAGGCTTAA
- the ilvC gene encoding ketol-acid reductoisomerase, with protein MAIDVYYDDDADLSIIQGRKVAVIGYGSQGHAHSQNLRDSGVEVVIGLREGSKSREKAEEAGFKVLTNAEAAKWADVVMILAPDTSQAKIYEDDIAPNLEDGNAIFFGHGLNIHFELIKPDANITVAMAAPKGPGHLVRRQYVDGKGVPCLIAVQQDPKGEGHDLALSYAAAIGGARAGVIATTFKEETETDLFGEQAVLCGGLEYLIMNGFEVLTEAGYQPEMAYFEVLHEMKLIVDLVYEGGIGNMNYSVSDTAEFGGYLSGPRIVDAGAKERMREVLTDIQNGNFVKRLIANVEGGNKELEGLRNKIAEHPIEATGAKLRDMMSWVKNPLDATA; from the coding sequence ATGGCAATTGACGTCTACTACGACGACGACGCCGACCTGTCCATCATCCAGGGTCGCAAGGTCGCCGTGATCGGCTACGGCTCCCAGGGCCACGCCCACTCCCAGAACCTGCGTGACTCGGGTGTCGAGGTCGTCATCGGCCTGCGTGAGGGCTCCAAGTCCCGCGAGAAGGCCGAAGAGGCCGGCTTCAAGGTCCTGACCAACGCCGAGGCCGCCAAGTGGGCCGACGTCGTCATGATCCTGGCCCCGGACACCTCCCAGGCCAAGATCTACGAGGACGACATCGCCCCGAACCTGGAGGACGGCAACGCCATCTTCTTCGGCCACGGCCTCAACATCCACTTCGAGCTGATCAAGCCGGACGCGAACATCACCGTCGCCATGGCCGCCCCGAAGGGCCCGGGCCACCTGGTCCGCCGCCAGTACGTCGACGGCAAGGGCGTCCCGTGCCTCATCGCCGTCCAGCAGGACCCGAAGGGTGAGGGCCACGACCTGGCGCTGTCCTACGCCGCCGCCATCGGTGGCGCGCGCGCCGGCGTCATCGCCACCACCTTCAAGGAGGAGACCGAGACCGACCTGTTCGGTGAGCAGGCCGTGCTCTGCGGTGGCCTCGAGTACCTCATCATGAACGGTTTCGAGGTCCTCACCGAGGCCGGCTACCAGCCGGAGATGGCCTACTTCGAGGTGCTGCACGAGATGAAGCTCATCGTCGACCTCGTCTACGAAGGCGGCATCGGCAACATGAACTACTCCGTCTCGGACACCGCCGAGTTCGGCGGCTACCTCTCCGGCCCGCGCATCGTGGACGCCGGCGCCAAGGAGCGGATGCGCGAGGTCCTGACGGACATCCAGAACGGTAACTTCGTCAAGCGCCTCATCGCCAACGTCGAGGGCGGCAACAAGGAGCTCGAGGGTCTGCGCAACAAGATCGCGGAGCACCCGATCGAGGCCACCGGCGCCAAGCTGCGCGACATGATGAGCTGGGTCAAGAACCCGCTGGACGCCACCGCGTAG
- a CDS encoding cation diffusion facilitator family transporter: protein MTHEHMHDQDHAHDHSHSQDHDHSHDHGHSHGHGHDHPAPRGRALWVVIAMTAVIFLAEVIGGLVSGSLALLADAGHMLSDAGGLIIAACAILIGQRRATTRATYGFRRAEVIAAAVNAGAVAVIAVWIAVSALRRFGDPEEVTTGLMAGIAVVGLVANIVSAVVLHRSAGESLNLRGAYLHVLADLLGSVAVIVAAVVIAVTGWTWVDPLASLGIAALILPRSWNLLRTAVGVLMENAPASFDPVGIRDDILRVDGVEAVHDLHVWSVDGESAMASVHVVSADRDPGILDRVRAVIAGRGVGHITVQLEKPEHRDHEEEVCDSPLAGAVGETGEPGGSGVNRS, encoded by the coding sequence ATGACCCACGAGCACATGCACGATCAGGATCACGCCCACGACCACAGTCACAGCCAGGACCACGATCACAGCCACGATCACGGCCACAGTCACGGCCACGGGCATGACCATCCGGCACCCCGGGGACGTGCCCTGTGGGTCGTCATCGCGATGACCGCCGTCATCTTCCTCGCCGAGGTCATCGGCGGCCTGGTCTCCGGATCACTGGCCCTGCTCGCGGACGCCGGCCACATGCTCTCCGACGCCGGCGGACTCATCATCGCCGCCTGCGCGATCCTCATCGGACAGCGCCGTGCGACGACCCGCGCCACCTACGGCTTCCGACGCGCCGAGGTCATCGCCGCCGCCGTGAACGCCGGGGCAGTGGCCGTGATCGCGGTGTGGATCGCCGTCTCGGCCCTCCGCCGGTTCGGGGACCCCGAGGAGGTCACGACCGGTCTAATGGCGGGTATCGCCGTCGTGGGTCTGGTGGCCAACATCGTGTCGGCGGTGGTGCTGCACCGGTCGGCGGGGGAGTCGCTGAACCTGCGCGGCGCCTACCTCCACGTCCTGGCCGACCTGCTCGGTTCGGTGGCGGTCATCGTCGCCGCGGTGGTCATCGCCGTCACCGGCTGGACCTGGGTCGATCCGCTGGCGTCACTGGGGATCGCGGCACTGATCCTGCCCCGGTCCTGGAACCTGCTGCGCACGGCGGTGGGCGTCCTCATGGAGAACGCCCCGGCGTCCTTCGACCCGGTGGGGATCCGGGACGACATCCTGCGGGTCGACGGGGTCGAGGCGGTGCACGACCTCCATGTGTGGTCGGTCGACGGCGAGAGCGCCATGGCGTCCGTCCACGTGGTCAGTGCGGACCGCGATCCGGGCATCCTCGACCGGGTCCGTGCGGTCATCGCGGGCCGTGGGGTGGGGCATATCACGGTGCAGCTGGAGAAGCCGGAACACCGGGACCACGAGGAAGAGGTGTGCGACTCGCCGCTGGCGGGAGCGGTCGGGGAGACCGGAGAACCCGGTGGCTCCGGCGTGAACCGCAGCTGA